In one Cloacibacillus porcorum genomic region, the following are encoded:
- a CDS encoding dicarboxylate/amino acid:cation symporter translates to MSESNSLWKAYRFPIILLCAIAIGCVIGAVMGKDALVLKPLGDLFINAMFMVVVPLVFTTICSAVASMSSMERLGKVMRSLVVVFLVTGAVAAILMLITVTLFPPAQGANIQMEAAGEIQAFSTPDQIVKAFTTDDFVNLLSRRAMLPLILFTIFFGFCLQSLGERGRAIGRGISVVADAMLQMVKYLMYYAPIGLGAYFATLVGDYGPQLLGAYFRAMVVYHVATFGYFFIAFTIYAWWATEGRGVKVFWSKIIAPALMALGSGSSTATLPVNLEAASDMGIPRDISEIVLPIGATAHMEGSCLSGILKIAFLFGIFGLPFTSLGTMATAVAVAVLSGVVLSGIPGGGLVGEMLIVSLYGFPPEAFPIIATIGFLVDPAATMVNATGDTCSALMISRLVEGKNWFAKANVTNL, encoded by the coding sequence ATGTCAGAATCAAACAGTCTGTGGAAGGCGTACCGCTTCCCGATAATCCTTCTCTGCGCCATCGCGATCGGCTGTGTCATCGGCGCGGTGATGGGCAAGGACGCCCTGGTGCTCAAACCGCTTGGGGACCTCTTTATCAACGCGATGTTTATGGTGGTCGTGCCGCTGGTCTTTACGACGATCTGCAGCGCCGTCGCCTCGATGTCTTCGATGGAGCGTCTTGGAAAGGTCATGCGCTCGCTGGTCGTCGTATTCCTGGTCACGGGAGCCGTCGCCGCTATCCTGATGCTCATTACCGTCACGCTCTTCCCGCCGGCGCAGGGCGCCAATATCCAGATGGAGGCCGCGGGCGAGATACAGGCCTTCAGCACGCCGGACCAGATAGTCAAGGCCTTCACGACCGACGACTTTGTGAATCTGCTTTCGCGCCGGGCGATGCTGCCGCTGATCCTCTTCACGATCTTCTTCGGCTTCTGTCTCCAGTCGCTTGGCGAACGGGGACGCGCGATCGGACGCGGCATCTCCGTCGTCGCCGACGCGATGCTGCAGATGGTCAAGTATCTCATGTATTACGCCCCGATCGGTCTCGGCGCATATTTCGCGACGCTCGTCGGTGACTACGGCCCGCAGCTGCTGGGAGCCTATTTCCGCGCGATGGTCGTCTATCATGTCGCCACCTTCGGATATTTCTTCATCGCCTTTACCATCTACGCCTGGTGGGCCACAGAGGGACGCGGCGTGAAGGTTTTCTGGAGCAAGATAATCGCGCCGGCGCTCATGGCTCTTGGCTCAGGCAGCAGTACGGCGACGCTGCCGGTCAACCTTGAGGCGGCCTCAGATATGGGCATTCCGCGCGATATCAGCGAGATCGTGCTGCCGATAGGCGCGACGGCCCATATGGAGGGCTCCTGCCTCTCCGGCATCCTCAAGATAGCCTTCCTCTTCGGCATCTTTGGTCTGCCCTTCACGAGTCTCGGTACGATGGCGACGGCGGTGGCGGTGGCGGTGCTCTCCGGCGTCGTTCTCTCCGGCATCCCCGGCGGCGGTCTGGTTGGCGAGATGCTTATTGTCAGCCTTTACGGCTTTCCGCCCGAGGCCTTCCCGATCATCGCGACGATCGGCTTCCTCGTCGACCCCGCGGCGACGATGGTCAACGCTACGGGCGACACCTGCTCCGCGCTGATGATTTCGCGCCTTGTCGAGGGTAAAAACTGGTTCGCGAAGGCAAATGTGACGAACCTCTAG
- a CDS encoding MATE family efflux transporter translates to MGKRLFPTFVKYVSQSVMGMVGISCYILADTWFVAAAFGAEGLAALNLAIVVYSLMNAAGLMAGIGGATLFSLSFAAGRERRTEIFSSTAALGLFFAVIFTGAGLFFSGGIARLLGADEVIFAMTRSYLRTILSFSLFFIMNNIFLAFVRNDGSPRLAMAAMVTGSLSNIALDYLFIFPFGWGLFGAALATAIAPMISLALLSLHFVLRRSSFRPSLRRLRAGAVAKMIPLGLSSMVTELSSAATLAAFNLMILAMAGNTGVAAYGIVANLALVELAVFVGIAQGMQPLVSRSRGADDGHSCRLLLLYGAAFSLAVASLAYGTVFVWAR, encoded by the coding sequence ATGGGGAAGAGGCTTTTTCCGACCTTTGTCAAATATGTCTCGCAGAGCGTGATGGGGATGGTCGGCATATCCTGTTATATTCTCGCCGACACCTGGTTTGTGGCCGCCGCCTTCGGCGCGGAGGGGCTCGCCGCGCTGAATCTCGCGATCGTCGTTTACAGTCTCATGAACGCCGCCGGGCTGATGGCCGGTATCGGCGGCGCGACGCTCTTTTCGCTCTCGTTTGCCGCGGGAAGGGAGCGGCGCACGGAGATTTTCTCCTCCACGGCGGCGCTCGGCCTCTTTTTCGCGGTGATCTTCACGGGCGCGGGACTCTTTTTCAGCGGCGGCATCGCGCGGCTGCTCGGCGCGGATGAGGTGATTTTTGCGATGACGAGGAGTTATCTGCGGACGATTCTCTCGTTTTCGCTCTTTTTTATTATGAATAATATCTTTCTTGCCTTTGTCCGCAACGACGGCAGCCCGCGCCTCGCGATGGCGGCGATGGTGACCGGCAGTCTTTCCAATATCGCGCTCGATTATCTGTTTATCTTTCCCTTCGGCTGGGGGCTCTTCGGCGCGGCCCTTGCCACTGCGATCGCTCCGATGATCAGCCTCGCGCTGCTCTCGCTGCATTTTGTCCTGCGGCGGAGCTCCTTCCGACCCTCCCTGCGGCGGCTGCGCGCCGGAGCGGTCGCGAAGATGATCCCTTTGGGGCTCTCTTCGATGGTGACGGAGCTATCTTCCGCCGCCACGCTCGCGGCCTTTAATCTGATGATCCTCGCGATGGCCGGCAACACCGGCGTCGCCGCCTATGGCATCGTGGCGAATCTCGCGCTAGTGGAACTTGCCGTCTTTGTCGGCATCGCACAGGGGATGCAGCCGCTCGTGAGCCGCAGCCGCGGCGCGGACGACGGGCATAGCTGCCGCCTTCTTCTGTTATACGGGGCGGCGTTTTCGCTGGCCGTCGCCTCGCTGGCCTACGGCACGGTATTCGTCTGGGCGCGGTAG
- a CDS encoding LysR family transcriptional regulator, whose product MESARCKAFLTSAETGSFSKAAEILGYTPSGVSQLVTAFESDLGFALLLRSKRGVAPTADGERMLPAVRDFIAHEGRMYQIAAEIKGLSVGEVTIATYPSISTHWLPGVIQGFREEYPRIKIKLMEGIRQEIVQWLEEKRADVAFLSRKEPMSYDWIPLAEDEMLAVLPKTHPLATAESYPLRNCHEESFIMPALGRDADVAALFERNGLELNVQFTTLQNFAAISMVEQGLGISIMNELITRNWQCDVVKLPLEPPQKIVLGMALLSRENASPAVKRFVKYAAARLSRIETRR is encoded by the coding sequence TTGGAGAGCGCAAGATGCAAGGCTTTTTTGACCTCCGCGGAGACCGGCAGCTTTTCAAAGGCGGCGGAGATACTCGGTTACACGCCATCCGGCGTAAGCCAGTTGGTGACGGCCTTTGAGAGCGACCTTGGGTTTGCCCTTCTTCTGCGGAGCAAGAGGGGGGTAGCGCCGACTGCCGACGGTGAACGGATGTTGCCCGCCGTGCGGGATTTTATCGCTCACGAGGGGCGTATGTATCAGATTGCGGCGGAGATAAAGGGCCTGTCGGTAGGCGAGGTGACGATCGCCACCTATCCCAGCATTTCGACGCACTGGCTGCCTGGAGTGATTCAGGGTTTTCGGGAGGAGTATCCGCGGATCAAGATCAAGCTTATGGAAGGTATCCGGCAGGAAATAGTTCAGTGGCTTGAGGAGAAGAGAGCGGATGTCGCCTTTTTGAGCCGTAAGGAGCCGATGTCTTACGACTGGATACCGTTGGCCGAGGATGAAATGCTCGCGGTGCTGCCGAAGACGCACCCTCTTGCGACGGCGGAGTCCTATCCGCTGCGGAATTGTCACGAAGAGAGCTTCATCATGCCGGCTCTGGGACGTGATGCCGATGTCGCCGCCCTTTTCGAGAGAAACGGTCTGGAGCTGAACGTACAATTTACCACGCTGCAAAATTTCGCGGCTATCTCCATGGTCGAGCAGGGGCTGGGAATAAGCATCATGAATGAGCTTATCACCCGCAACTGGCAGTGCGACGTAGTGAAACTTCCCCTTGAGCCTCCGCAGAAGATCGTTCTTGGGATGGCGCTGTTGTCGCGGGAAAACGCCTCTCCCGCAGTCAAGCGGTTTGTAAAATACGCCGCCGCGCGGCTGAGCCGCATAGAGACGCGGCGGTAA
- a CDS encoding ATP-binding protein, with protein MTQELLSKLSGGLSPKQPAHFVLLATSLIIGATLIGLLFRALGFPETNIVITYILAVLLAARFTPGYRWGIAAAFVSTFTYNFFFTIPLYSFAVSDSSHIITFAIMTITASITSALTSKAKASEEEARRREAEVLMLYSFTNRLSNAFTPHEIAGVAVNTIHSFWGWQAACLCFNGEGRPEESYIQQIGEDTPIWRRTEEPQRVMNEMLQLRSAYLAGDEFFDWPVYSTKKLLAIVRIPAPDARTITDDQRQALHSVIKGVALAMDRYGSARARLKSEEEAAQERYRSSLLRAISHDLRTPLAGIMGTAEILMERERNDQQKSALAAAIYSDAQWLHDIVENVLSLTRIQSDASVIKYEPSALEEIAEAALNHVKRRLEGRRLEVRLPDELLMVMADGRLIQQVLVNLLDNAAKHTPPGKRISLSADRVGRGYVRVTVEDEGEGVPPEDLPHIFEMFYTSKKRSSDVKKGIGLGLPICEAIIKAHGGTVSAENITGGGARFNFMLPLAKDGQNDKTHSDN; from the coding sequence ATGACGCAAGAACTTCTTTCAAAACTGAGCGGAGGCCTCTCCCCGAAGCAGCCGGCTCATTTCGTCCTGCTCGCTACCTCCCTGATTATCGGCGCGACGCTGATCGGGCTGCTCTTCCGCGCCCTCGGATTCCCCGAAACGAACATCGTCATCACCTACATTCTCGCGGTGCTGCTCGCGGCGCGCTTCACGCCCGGCTACCGCTGGGGTATCGCCGCCGCCTTCGTCTCGACCTTCACATACAACTTTTTCTTTACCATCCCCCTATACTCCTTCGCCGTCAGCGACAGCTCCCACATCATCACCTTCGCCATCATGACGATCACCGCCTCGATAACCAGCGCCCTCACCTCCAAGGCGAAGGCCTCCGAGGAGGAGGCGCGGCGGCGTGAGGCCGAGGTGCTTATGCTCTACAGCTTCACCAACAGGCTCAGCAACGCCTTCACCCCACACGAGATCGCGGGCGTCGCCGTCAACACCATACACAGCTTCTGGGGCTGGCAGGCAGCCTGCCTCTGCTTCAACGGAGAGGGACGGCCCGAGGAATCCTATATCCAGCAGATCGGCGAAGACACGCCGATCTGGCGCAGGACTGAAGAGCCGCAGCGGGTGATGAATGAAATGCTGCAGCTGCGCAGCGCCTACCTCGCGGGAGACGAATTCTTCGACTGGCCCGTCTACAGCACGAAAAAGCTGCTTGCCATCGTCCGGATACCGGCTCCCGACGCGCGCACGATAACCGACGACCAGCGCCAGGCGCTGCACTCCGTCATCAAAGGCGTCGCGCTTGCGATGGACCGCTACGGCAGCGCGCGGGCGCGGCTCAAATCGGAGGAAGAGGCGGCGCAGGAGCGCTACCGAAGCAGCCTGCTGCGCGCCATCTCGCACGACCTGCGCACGCCGTTGGCGGGAATTATGGGCACCGCGGAGATCCTCATGGAAAGAGAGCGCAATGACCAGCAAAAGTCGGCCCTCGCCGCGGCGATCTACAGCGACGCGCAGTGGCTGCACGACATCGTGGAAAACGTCCTCAGCCTCACAAGGATACAGAGCGACGCCTCCGTTATAAAATACGAGCCCTCGGCGCTGGAAGAGATCGCCGAGGCCGCGCTGAACCATGTTAAACGCCGCCTCGAGGGACGCCGCCTCGAAGTACGGCTGCCGGACGAACTGCTGATGGTAATGGCGGACGGACGCCTCATCCAGCAGGTGCTCGTCAACCTCCTCGACAACGCGGCAAAACACACGCCGCCGGGAAAGAGGATATCTCTCTCGGCGGACCGCGTCGGCCGAGGCTATGTGCGCGTCACGGTAGAGGACGAGGGCGAAGGCGTTCCGCCCGAGGACCTGCCGCACATCTTTGAAATGTTCTATACTTCAAAAAAACGCTCCTCCGACGTGAAAAAGGGCATCGGCCTTGGGCTGCCCATCTGCGAGGCCATCATCAAGGCCCACGGCGGAACGGTATCGGCGGAAAACATCACCGGCGGCGGCGCGCGCTTCAACTTTATGCTGCCTCTGGCAAAGGACGGTCAAAATGACAAGACGCATTCTGATAATTGA
- a CDS encoding response regulator has product MTRRILIIEDDNQIRNFNCFAVENMGLDYTAAANGAEAMAKLLSERVDLILLDLGLPDMDGMEIIKKVREWSEMPIIVVSARDQDKEKAAALDAGADDYLTKPFSATELSARIRVALRHLERHGESPQETVKSVGGLRIELDRHLVYLDGEELHLTPMEYNLLALFFRNIGKVLTSAYIIRQVWGAGYGSDTQSLRALMASLRRKIEKSPAQPRYLVTEVGVGYRLVDE; this is encoded by the coding sequence ATGACAAGACGCATTCTGATAATTGAGGACGACAACCAGATAAGAAACTTCAACTGCTTCGCCGTTGAAAACATGGGGCTCGACTATACCGCCGCCGCCAACGGCGCGGAGGCGATGGCGAAGCTGCTCTCCGAGCGGGTGGACCTCATCCTGCTGGACCTCGGGCTGCCCGACATGGACGGCATGGAGATCATAAAAAAGGTGCGCGAATGGTCGGAGATGCCGATCATCGTAGTATCCGCGCGCGACCAGGACAAAGAAAAGGCGGCGGCGCTTGACGCGGGGGCCGACGACTACCTGACCAAACCCTTCTCCGCGACGGAGCTCTCGGCGCGTATCCGCGTCGCCCTCCGTCACCTGGAGCGCCACGGCGAATCCCCCCAGGAGACCGTCAAGAGCGTCGGCGGCCTCAGGATCGAACTTGACCGCCACCTCGTCTACCTTGACGGCGAAGAGCTCCACCTTACCCCGATGGAATACAACCTGCTCGCGCTCTTTTTCCGAAACATCGGCAAAGTACTCACCTCGGCCTACATCATCAGGCAGGTCTGGGGCGCCGGTTACGGCAGCGACACGCAGTCGCTGCGCGCGCTGATGGCGAGCCTGCGCCGCAAGATAGAAAAGAGCCCCGCGCAGCCGCGCTACCTGGTTACCGAAGTTGGCGTAGGTTATCGCCTAGTCGACGAGTAA